In [Phormidium] sp. ETS-05, the genomic window CCCGGTGGTGTACCGGAGTGCTATATTAGTAGAAGATAACGATTTAGCCGAGTTGCTGGCTCGGTTTATCAATGCTCACAAATTCCGGCTCGGCGGTGGCGCGTCCCGTGGGTTGGGAAAAGTGGAGATATCCGCTGAGGTTGAGGGGGTTAATCTTGATGCAGGCGATCGCGTTGACAAGTTTAATCAAAAACTGCGCGATCGCTGGGAGACTTGGGCGAAAATTTTTAGCGGTTCCCAGGCGGACGGAGGGAAAAATCGCACCTATTTTAGCCTAGACTTACAATCTGATGCGATTTTAACCGACCAATGGCGCCGCACGATGGTAATTTCCCCAGAGATGCTCTGCCAGTTTGCCGATGTGTCCGACCCCTCATTAAACCTAGAAGTTGCCTATAGCAGTTATGACTATCGCTCTGGCTGGAATGCGGCTTGGGGTTTGATGAAAGATATGGAGTTGATCACGAACAAAGGAGCGGTTTATTTATTCAGCACCGAGCTACCAGATGCTTGGCAAAATGCCTGGAATGCTGTAGAATTAAAAGGAGTGGGGGAGAGAACCGCCGAAGGTTTTGGCCAAGTCCGCATATGTAACGATTTTCATCTAGTCTTTCGGGAGGAACCAGCATGAGCTTAGATCCTAAAATAGAGCTAAAAATCCAGCAACAAATTCGCCAAGCGGAAGATGATTTGGTAAAATTGATTCAAGACGCATTAGACAAAAAAGACAGTTATGGTGACTTAGAAGAATCACAGTTTCGCAACCTAGTGCGCGTGGCCAGTACCACCGAAAGTGTCGAAGTAATTAAAAATTTCCTCCTATATCAAGTGGGCAGGGATAAAAAGTGGGGCAGGGGCGACGATTCTTTAGCCCAAAACATCATCAAGGATATCAAGACACCAATCAAAGAAAAGGCTCAAGCGATATCCCAAGCCACCAGTAATGAGCAATTTAAGCGAATTTGGCTAGAGCTAATCCGTCGCTACCTCGGCTACGGCTCCCGCTATCTGAAATATATCAAAAATGATGGGGAGGAGAAAAAGAAAAAAGCCTAATGACCAATGACCAATGACCAATGACCAACCACAAAGAGGTAAAATTATGCGAAAAATTGTGATTTCTACTGTGGGCACCAGCTTGCTGACCCAACAGATTCAGCGTGGGGAAGAACGAGAAAAAACCTGGTATAATAGCCTGCGGGACACTGCCAATCTCAGCCAAAAAGAGATAGAAGCAAAACATCCCAACGTTACCAAAATCATTGGCGAGCTGCAAGCCAGAGCCATGTCTAAACTAGACCCGAAGAACATCAAAGCGATTCGGTTAGCTAGTGCTGAGCTGAATGGCATTTATGGACTGTATCAGGAAAACTTAAAAACCGGAGTCACTAACGGGGATATGCACTGGCTAATTGCCACAGATACCGGTCAGGGAATTGCCACGGCTAATATTGTTAAGGATTTTCTCCTGAGTCAGGGAATGGCTGCGGATATTTACACTCCCCCACAGCTTTCTACCGCCAGTACCGAGAAATTTTCCAGCGGGATTGATAATCTTATTGCTTGGCTGGATAGT contains:
- the csx10 gene encoding CRISPR-associated RAMP protein Csx10, coding for MKRIKLKITALSPLAIGQKKAGGVSEAGDYIPGAVIRGTIASEILQQAEQPLRTDFSQVENHFKSLFLGKNAAIFHNAYPTAYNEDAPVWVLPATALSSKTKSGFKSAENHGVFDSLIDRFCAERCGHPYDPSCPKDGGRVEPYGGFYSTINGAYEKRSVSKRLLTRVGINRRRATAEEQILYSIEVLNEVQGEKKDPVVYRSAILVEDNDLAELLARFINAHKFRLGGGASRGLGKVEISAEVEGVNLDAGDRVDKFNQKLRDRWETWAKIFSGSQADGGKNRTYFSLDLQSDAILTDQWRRTMVISPEMLCQFADVSDPSLNLEVAYSSYDYRSGWNAAWGLMKDMELITNKGAVYLFSTELPDAWQNAWNAVELKGVGERTAEGFGQVRICNDFHLVFREEPA